The genomic DNA CATCCCATCCACCGATGAGGAGCATCTGCTTGGGCGTCGTGAAGATCACGCCCGACGCGTCACCGATCTTGCCGAAGGCGTTGGCCGCCGAGGCCAGGCTGAAAAGAGGCGTCGGGGTCGGCGTCCAGGTCGGGGTCCAGGTCCGGGTAGGTGTCTGGGTGACCGTTGGCGAAGGTGTAGCCGTTGCGGTATTCGAGACCGTCGAAGTGGCGCTATTCGTCGCTGTCGAGGTGGTGGTATTTGTGGCCGTCGGCGTAGGCGTAGACGAAGCGGTAAGTGTAGCCGTCGATGTCGGGCTATTCGTGGCCGTCGAGGTGGTGGTATTCGTCGCTGTGGCTGTTGCCGTCGAGGTGGCGGTATTCGTGGCCGTGGAAGAAGCCGTATTCGTGGCTGTCGGCGTAGGCGTGGACGTAGCGGTGAGTGTAGCCGTCGATGTCGGGCTATTCGTGGCCGTCGAGGTGGTGGTATTCGTCGCTGTGGCCGTTGCCGTCGAAGTGGCGGTACTTGAGGCCGTTGAAGAAGCCGTGTTCGTCGCTGTGGCCGTTGCAGTATCCGTCGCCGACGAGGTGGTGGTATTTGTCGCGGTGGAAGTCGCCGTGTTCACGGCCGTATCCGTGGGGGTCGCGGTCCCCGTTCTCGAAGGCGTCGAAGAAGCCGTGTTCGTCGCCGTGGCCGTTGCTGTATCCGTCGCCGACGAGGTGGTGGTATTCGTCGCGGTGGAAGTCGCCGTATTCACGGCTGTCGGCGTAGGCGTGGCCGTAGCGGTGAGCGTAGGCGATGACGTAGGAGTCGCCGTAGTCGAAGCCGTCGCCGTGTTCGAAGGCGTCGAGGAAGCCGTGTTCGTCGGGGTGGCAGGGACCGTATCGGTCGCCGTCGGGGTAACCGTGAAGGTCGGGCTATCCGTGGGGCTGGAGGTGGGGGTGGCCGTCACGCCGCAAAGTCCGCCCAGGTCCACCGCCGTGCGGTCATAGGCGTAATAAGGAAGGCTCGAGTTCACCCGGAAACGGAAGGAAGGCCCTTGGGACGGGAAGGTCCCCGGATCGGTCACCTGGAGCCAGGCATGGGCGCCCGATCGGGTGGCCAATTGAACGCAATAGATGTCCCCCAGGGTAAGGGGCGCGGAGGAGACCGAGAATGCCGAAGCGGCGGGAACATGGTCGAAGTCCACCAGGTCGCCGTTCCCCAGATAGGCGACCCGGGGTGAGGCGCCGCCGGGCGAAGCGTCCTGGAGGTGGAACCCGCCGGAAGAGGCCAAGGCGATGTCGAACCCCGTAGCGGTCGTGACCCCCAAAGCCAGGTTCCCGTCCCAGAAGCCGTAGCTATAGCCCGTTCCCAAGGCCGCGCCGTCCACCCGGGAACAGGTACGGATCAAGGACCCCAGGTCGATGACCGGGGCGGTCGACAGATGGGCCAGGTCGATCTGCGCGGCGCCCAGGGCGAGGGGTTGGTGGGTGGCGGCGTCATTGAGCTGGAGGCTCAATAAAAAAGAAGTCCGCCCCTGGAGGGTGACGGCGAAGCTCTTGGTCCCGCCGGAACCGGCGGTGGAGAAGGGCCCGAAGGTCCCCTTCACGGGTGCCCGGAGGGGGTCATCCAGGCGGTAATAGATCTCGTTGGCGGCGGCGCCCAGCAGGTTCCCCGAGACCCCGTCCTTGACGGAGGAGGAAACGGTCAAGATGGTCGGTTGGTTGGGGGCGACGGGACCGCCCGAGTTGCTCGAACAGCCCGCCAGGAGGACGAGGGCGCAGGCGCCAAGGAAAAGGGATCGGGCGATTCGGTTTGGACCGGTCAAGGGCATCGGAAAAGACCATCCCGCTGGGCGGAGTCGGAAGGCGAGGGAAATATGAAGTTGGCGGGAAGTATAGTGGAACTCCCCTTCCAATCCACGGTAAAGCGCAAATTAAATGGCCGGTTCGAGGGGAGGCGAAAAACCCGGCGAGTTCCAGGTTAAAGGGTTGCCCTTCCCTCCCCGGGGCGGGACAAGAAAGGTGCTTCTTCAGGGATCGCCCTCAAGGCGTCAGGGGTTTGCCCTCGTGGATCGGATCGGGTTCGACCGCCACATCCGTCGGTTTCGGCACCGGCTTCGGTTTGGCCGGGGCCTTCTTCGCGGGCGCCTTCTTGGCCGCGGACTTTTTCAGGGCCGCCTCCGCCTTCTTGAACTCGGCCTCGGCCTGCTTCACCTTCTGCTGGGCCTTGGCCAGCTTCTTTTGGGCCTTCTTCAGTTTCTTCTGGGATTTCTTGTAAGCGCGCTTGATGGCTTTGGACATGACGGCCTCCTGGCCCGGCTTGGAAAAGGACCATCTTACTCCCCGGCCGTGGGCCCAATGTTACGGGGGCGAAGATTTAACATGGCCATCCTGAGCGCCGTCATACCTCCCCCTTTTCCCGGGACCTATCCTTGTTCCCATAGGCTTTCCGCTGGGTCCGCCGGGCCCCGGGGCCACGGGAGGAGGACATGAAAATGGGATTCCTATCGACGGGGATGTTCTGGGGCGTGGTGCTGGTGCTTTGCGGACTGGCGGTGCTTCTTAAGGCTTTCTTCGGGATCGACATCCCCATCATCCGGGTGCTCTTCGGGCTCTTCCTCATCTACCTGGGGGCCAAGGTGATCTGGGGGCCCTGCACCGCCCCCAAGCCGCCCTTCGGGAGCACGGTGGTCACCGGGGGCCGGGTCGAGGCGGGCAAGGACCGGGAGTACAACGTGATCTTCGGCCAGGGGACCATCGACCTGACCGGGGTCGAGGTGAAGGACCAGGACCTGGAACTGAAGGCCAACACGATCTTCGGGTCCTCCACCGTCAAGGTAAAGGCCGGGACCCCCGCCCTTATCAAGGCCAGCTCGGCCTTCGGCAACGCCAAGCTCCCCGGGGGCGACAGCACGGCCTTCGGGACCCTCTATTACAAGACGGCTTCCTATAAAGAAGGAAAACCCCACCTGTCGCTGGAAGTGAACGCCGTCTTCGGGGAAACGCTGCTGGTCGTGGAGGAATAGGCGGGGCCTATTTCGGGCCTTGGACGTGGGCGATGGCCCGCAATAGGTCCTCGATCTTGAAGGGCTTCTCCAGCCGGGGGTTGGGCAGGCGGTCCAGGAAGGCCTCCATCTCCCGGTCGAAGACCCCGCCGCTGACGAAGACGATCCGCGCCGTCAGGGCCTCGTCCAGCCGTCCCACCTGCTTGTAGAACTCCACCCCGCTCATGTCGGGCATGTTCAGGTCGCTGACCACCGCGTCGAAGCGGGTCAATCCTTTGCGCAATATCCCCAGCGCCTCCAGGGCCGAGGTGGTGGAGACCACCTCATGTCGGTGGCGGCGCAACATGCGCGTGAAGAGCGCGACGTTGGCCGCCTCATCGTCCACGACCAGCACCTTCAACCCCGAAAGGTCGGGGGTCTTCTCGCCCATCGAACGGGCGTTGGGGGATCGATCGGTGGCGATGGGCAGGCGGATGGTGAAGACGGTCCCCTTCCCGGGTTCGCTCTCCACCGAGATTTCGCCGCCGTATCCCCGGATGATGTCGCGGGAGATGGAAAGGCCCAGCCCCGTGCCCTGGCCCACCGGTTTGGTGGTGAAGAAGGGATCGAAGATGCGGGGCAGGACCTCCGGCGGGATGCCCTTGCCGCTGTCGGCGACGCGGACGGCCACTTGGTCCCCTTCCCGCGCCAAGGAGACCTGGATGCGGTTCCCCTCCACGTTCCCCGGGGCGATGGCGTGGGCGGAGTTGAGGAGCAGGTTCACGAAGACCTGCTGGAGCCGGGTGACGTTGGCCACCAGCGGCGGAAGCCCCGGCTCGTAGTGCCGTTCGACCTTCGCCTTGTAGCGGATCTCATGGAGGGTCATGCTGATGGCCGAATCCAGCAGTTCGGCCAGTTGGACCTCGCTCATCTCCTCCCCGCCGCTCCGGGAGAAGCTCTTCAGGCCCCGCACGATGTCGCGGATCCTCTGGCTGCCCTTGAGGCAGTCCCGCACCAGGCCCCGGGCGTCCGAGAGGTCCTTCCAGCTCATGAGGGCCGCGTCCGGCGCCTCCAAAAGGTCCCGGACCGTCTCCAGGTTCCCCAGGATATAGGCCAGGGGGTTGTTGATCTCATGGGCCACGCCCGCGGCCAGGGTGCCCACGGTCACCAGTTTGTCGTTGAGGGCGGCCTGCTTCTGCAGTTGGGCCCTTTCGGTCACGTCCCGCAGTACCACCAGGCTCTGGCCCTCCAGGATCTGGCCCTTCACGTCGATCTCCACCTCCGGGGTCCTTCCCCCCGTCCCCCTCAGGCGGGCCAGGCCCCGGAAGGAACCCTTCTCCCAGACCTTCCTGCGCACTTCCGGCAGGTCAAAGGTGGCCTCGTAGAAATCCTGCAGCTTGCGGCCCAGGAAACCTTCCCGATCCAGGCCCAACAGGACGCCGAAGGCCGGGTTCCCCTCCAGGATGGTCCCGTCGTCCTCGATCACCACAACCGCGTCCGGCCCCTTCTCGAAAACGGCCTCGAACCGGGCCTGGGCGTCCACCAGGTGCTCGCTCAGGACCTTCTGATCGGTCGTGTCCCGCACCAACTTCACGAACCCCAGGGTCTTGCCCTGGCCGTTCGTCAGGGGGCTCAGGAAGGACTGCACCCAGCAACGGGACCCGTCCCGCCTCAGGTGCCAACCGTTGAACTCGGAGCGGCCGTTGCGGCGGGCCTCCTCCAGCATCCGGGCCACGACCCCCGCTGTTACGTCCTCGGGGATGAAAAAAAGCGATAGGGGTTTCCCCATGACCTCCGGGGCCATGTAGCCGAGGAACTGCTGGGCGGTCTCGTTCCAGGTGGCGACCTTCCCTTCCGGGTCCAGGAGGAAAAGGGCGAAGTCCTTGATGTGGTCGGCGATGAGGTGGAAAACGCTGTCGGCGCCCAATATTTGATCGAGGGATTCCAACGGGGCCTTTCGGAGGACAGGATCTTGTCCCTGGGAAAGGCCGCTGGCAGGGGGCCTGTCGGGGGTTCACGAATGTGAATCCCTTTCAGTATATCGCGGCGGCGCGGGGCGGGACCCGCGAAGATCAAGGAACGGGCTCGAACGGAAAAGAAGCGGGGCTTTTACGGTATTTCTGCCCTTCTTCTGTCCGGTCGAGGGGCCCTCAGGCCTTGGGACGGGGCGGCGCGGGAGGCTCGGGGAGGTTCTGGAAGAGCACCTTGGCCCCGGTCATCTTGCGGTAGAAGCGAAGGTCCGGTGTGCTCTCCCGGGACCGGAACACGATGAAGTCCAGCCCCTCCCAGAAGGTGAACCAACCCGCCGGCTCCAACAACACCACGATGAAGCTCGTGAGGAAATTCTTCGGGGTATAGAAGAGGATGGCGGTGGCCAGGAACATGATCGCCACCCCGGCCAGGAGCATCCAGGTCCCCGTCCGGCGGTCGCGCTTGAGCTTGTCCTCCAGCCGGCGCCGGTGGCGGCGGAAGTGGGCCTTCATGCGCTCTTTGATGGTCTTTTCCAGGTTGGCGTTGCGCCGGTCCTTGGGGATCGTGAAAAGGACCTCCAGGCCCTCCTCCAGCCGGTCCAAGCTGGCGCGCTTGAGCTCGAAAAGAAGGTCGTCGGAGAGCAGGCGTTCGGCGTAGGGGCGGTTGTCGAAGTCCGAGAAGAGGTCCTCGTAATCGTCCAGGGCCAGGCTGATGGGCGAGAGCTTGGTCTCGCCCAGGGTTTCGGTGGTCGTCGGTTCCATCGGCATCGCTCCATCGGGATTGGGGCCCATTCTAGCCGGGCCGGGGGCGGGCGGAGGTCCGGCGCGGCCGTTCCAAGAAGGCCCTTTCGACAGGCCTCGCCGGTTCAGGTTGTGGGCAGGAGGCCGGGGTGATAGATTCCTAGGGCCGTAACCTATTTTTCCAAGGAGGATTTATGAGAATGACGAAATGGATGCAAGGTATTCTTTTCCTGGGAGGTCTATTTTTGGCCGCGTCCGGTCCCATCCAGGCCCAGGACATCCCGTCCCTGCGGTTCGGCCTTGAGGTCGGCGGCAGCCTGTCGGACCTTCGGTACGACCCCAGCAAGGTCAATGTCAATTTCAACGACCTTCACCCCGGCGTGATCGGCGGAGCGTTCCTGCAGGTGAACCTGAGCTCCAGCTTCGCCCTCCAACCCGAATTGCTCTACGTCCAGGAGGGTACCCACGACGGGACCTTCACCGCGGAGTTCGATTATCTGGAGGTCCCCCTCCTGCTCAAATATTACTTCCCCGGGATCGCGGTCAAGCCGAACCTGTTCGTCGGCGGATCGGTCGGCTTCAACCTGCTGGCCCAGAACAATCCCGACGACGGCGGCGCCCCGTCCAAATGGGCCTCGAACTACGTCAGCGGCACCGAGGAAAGCCTCATCGTGGGCGCGGGGATCGACTTCGACAAATTCTCCGTGAGCGGCCGTTACCAAATGGGCCTCAGCCCCGTGACCACCGCCGACTATGACCCCAACAGTTTCCAGAACGAGAGCTTCAGCTTGATGGTGGGTTACTCCTTCATCTAAGCCCCCTCCCGGTCGACGTTCCAGACCCCCGCGGGACCCTTCCCCGGGGGTTTTTTTATGCCCCCATGGGCCCCCTTTCCGCGGCCGATCCGGATGCTGAAGAGGGGGAAGCGGCCGGCCGAATGACCGTCCGAGGCCGCTCTTTCGAAAGTGAGGCGTCGATCCCGTCGGCACCCGTCAGGCAAAAGCCCTTTTTCACCCGGGTGTCGCTCCCCAAGCCGGCCCCGATCCCAGATCAGCCTCGGAATGGTCGGCTCGGGCCCCGGGACCTCCCCCTTCCACCCGCATCCGGCGGCCCCTTCCGGGCTTTCGTTCCGTGAAACCCATCCGTTCGGACGGCCCCCGACACTTTCCAGGATCCCGGCGTCCAATCAGGGCCAGACCGCCATTCCAGCAAGGAGGGCTTCCGTGGGCCTATTCCGGGGCCGCCTCATCGCCGCGATCTTCCTCCTGGCCGCGGGCCTCCGGGCCCAGGTCCCGGCCACCCTCACGGTCAACGCGGGCGCCACCCTCACGTCCTTCGTTCCCGTGAGCGTCTTCGGGATCAACGTGGCCTCCTGGCGGACGAAGGCGGAAAACACCGGCGCCCAGGCCAAGGTCCAGGCGGCGGGGAACTTCCTCCTGCGCTGGCCCGGCGGTTCGGCGGACGACACCCATTGGAACGGGAAAGGAAGCTTCAACGCCAACGGCTATTGGGTGCCGGACGACACCGCCTACCTGCCCGGGTTCCAATCCTCCTTCCCCCACGTGGGGACGACCAACGCCTTCAGCGTCGCCTCCCACCTGACCGACGGGAACGGCTCCACGACCTGGCTGTCCAACGTGGACACCGACCTGCCCAATGCCCAGTGGTTCTACCTGGACCTTGGGGCGAGCCGGACCATGGACGCCGTCACCATCCTCTGGGGCGATCCCTACGCCGCCCAATTCACCGTCCAATATTGGGACCCCACCGCGGGCGATCAATGGGCGCCCTACTTGGACACGGCCAGCCACTGGCTGGACACCACGGCCGCGGGCGTCGCGGGCACGGGCGGCACCCAGGGGGTCGCTTTTACCGCCGTGACGAGCCAGTACCTGCGGGTCCTATTGACCGCCGCTTCGGGGACGGTCACCGCCGACCTGGGGAGCGTGACCGTGACCGGCCCGGCCTACGCCGTCGCCGAGGTCCGTGTTTACCAGGGTCCCACCCAGGTGAGCGTGAACAACGCCGGCAACTCGGTCCAAACCAAGGGTTACGTTTCCAGCATGGACCCGGCCTCCGGTTATGGCTGGGCCGGGGATCTCGATTTCGAGTCCTTCATGGCCTTCGCCCGGTCCTTTTCCCCTTATGTGCCGCCGGTGCTTTCCGTCAACCTGGGCACCGGAACGCCCCAGGAGGCCGCCGCCTGGGTGCATTACGCCAACATCGTCCAGGGTTACGGCATCAAGTACTGGCAGGTCGGCAACGAGATCGAGGGCGAATGGGAATGGGGCGGGCCCCTCAATACGAGGGATTACGCCAGGCGCTACGCCGAATATTACGAGGCCATGAAGGCCGTGGATCCTTCCATCGTCCTGACGGGGCCGGTGGCCGGCAACCCTTACAGTTCCTCGGACCTTTACGACGGGAAGACCGCGGTGCAGGATTTCATTTCCATCCTCAACGCCCAAGGCAAGGCCTCCTACGTGGACGCGCTGGATTTCCATTGGTACCCCACGTTCCAATCCGAGCCCGCGGCTTCGGTGCTGTCCCTTCCCGCCCAGATCCAGGGCATCGCCTCGACCTACGCCGGCTATTTCGCGGGAACGGCGGTCGATCCCCAGGTCCCGGTCCTCA from bacterium includes the following:
- a CDS encoding LiaF domain-containing protein yields the protein MKMGFLSTGMFWGVVLVLCGLAVLLKAFFGIDIPIIRVLFGLFLIYLGAKVIWGPCTAPKPPFGSTVVTGGRVEAGKDREYNVIFGQGTIDLTGVEVKDQDLELKANTIFGSSTVKVKAGTPALIKASSAFGNAKLPGGDSTAFGTLYYKTASYKEGKPHLSLEVNAVFGETLLVVEE
- a CDS encoding ATP-binding protein — encoded protein: MESLDQILGADSVFHLIADHIKDFALFLLDPEGKVATWNETAQQFLGYMAPEVMGKPLSLFFIPEDVTAGVVARMLEEARRNGRSEFNGWHLRRDGSRCWVQSFLSPLTNGQGKTLGFVKLVRDTTDQKVLSEHLVDAQARFEAVFEKGPDAVVVIEDDGTILEGNPAFGVLLGLDREGFLGRKLQDFYEATFDLPEVRRKVWEKGSFRGLARLRGTGGRTPEVEIDVKGQILEGQSLVVLRDVTERAQLQKQAALNDKLVTVGTLAAGVAHEINNPLAYILGNLETVRDLLEAPDAALMSWKDLSDARGLVRDCLKGSQRIRDIVRGLKSFSRSGGEEMSEVQLAELLDSAISMTLHEIRYKAKVERHYEPGLPPLVANVTRLQQVFVNLLLNSAHAIAPGNVEGNRIQVSLAREGDQVAVRVADSGKGIPPEVLPRIFDPFFTTKPVGQGTGLGLSISRDIIRGYGGEISVESEPGKGTVFTIRLPIATDRSPNARSMGEKTPDLSGLKVLVVDDEAANVALFTRMLRRHRHEVVSTTSALEALGILRKGLTRFDAVVSDLNMPDMSGVEFYKQVGRLDEALTARIVFVSGGVFDREMEAFLDRLPNPRLEKPFKIEDLLRAIAHVQGPK
- a CDS encoding porin family protein, with translation MRMTKWMQGILFLGGLFLAASGPIQAQDIPSLRFGLEVGGSLSDLRYDPSKVNVNFNDLHPGVIGGAFLQVNLSSSFALQPELLYVQEGTHDGTFTAEFDYLEVPLLLKYYFPGIAVKPNLFVGGSVGFNLLAQNNPDDGGAPSKWASNYVSGTEESLIVGAGIDFDKFSVSGRYQMGLSPVTTADYDPNSFQNESFSLMVGYSFI
- a CDS encoding discoidin domain-containing protein — encoded protein: MGLFRGRLIAAIFLLAAGLRAQVPATLTVNAGATLTSFVPVSVFGINVASWRTKAENTGAQAKVQAAGNFLLRWPGGSADDTHWNGKGSFNANGYWVPDDTAYLPGFQSSFPHVGTTNAFSVASHLTDGNGSTTWLSNVDTDLPNAQWFYLDLGASRTMDAVTILWGDPYAAQFTVQYWDPTAGDQWAPYLDTASHWLDTTAAGVAGTGGTQGVAFTAVTSQYLRVLLTAASGTVTADLGSVTVTGPAYAVAEVRVYQGPTQVSVNNAGNSVQTKGYVSSMDPASGYGWAGDLDFESFMAFARSFSPYVPPVLSVNLGTGTPQEAAAWVHYANIVQGYGIKYWQVGNEIEGEWEWGGPLNTRDYARRYAEYYEAMKAVDPSIVLTGPVAGNPYSSSDLYDGKTAVQDFISILNAQGKASYVDALDFHWYPTFQSEPAASVLSLPAQIQGIASTYAGYFAGTAVDPQVPVLMSEYNSGTGGIPFLDQWANGLFLADSLGQFTLSFGPRGLSNFFGIIAGDNDTTDSTRGDLGYLQVESGPYQYQERGTYWAYRMAATGWARSADTVPNPLVMVNSSRPLLTAYAADRPDHVLSLMVVNKDPSNAYSTALSITGFTPDPSVQGLTYDPSHYAWDTSGVPYHANPDLPPSPVTLTASGGSLAVTFAPYSLTVLHFTEAGYPTPTPTALPATATPTSTPTASPADTHPPNGPVILYPNPVTLSVPATVHLGLDAPADVRVRVYTTSLRKVLDLAYASVPAGQDVPLPVKNGQGVPLANGLYYVTVETSRGLSTLKWLVLR